The DNA region TAAAAATTGAGGAGCATAAATTTCAATGGCATCCCAGACAATTCTTGAACTTTGGCCCGCTAGTGACTTAGAGGAAGTTCAAACTATCATCCGTACAGTTTACAAACAAGTTTTAGGCAACCCTCATGTCATGGAGAGTGAGCGGTTGGTGACAGCAGAATCACAATTGTGCGATCGCTCCATCACTGTGCGGGATTTTGTTCGCGCCGTTGCCAAGTCTGATTTTTATCGTACCCGCTACTTCGAGTCTTGCGCTCCCTACCGTTTTGTAGAACTTAACTTTCTGCACTTGCTTGGTCGCGCACCCCAGGATCAACGAGAAGTTTCCGAGCATATTGTTCGCACTATAGCCGAGGGCTACGATGCTGAAATTGATTCCTACATTGATAGCAGTGAATATCAAGCAGCCTTTGGCGAAAACGTAGTACCCTACGATCGCGGTAAAAGCAGCGAAGCCAACTTCAAGCAAGTAGGCTACAACCGAATGTTTGCTATTGATAGAGGCCCTGCCCAAATTGATAGCTCAGTCAAGTCTGCACAATTGGTCTATGCTGTGGCTACCAACAGTGCCAATGCTATTAATGCCTCTTCGTCTACCGTCATTGGTTCTGGTAGCGAAAAACGTTTCAAAATCGTAGTCACAGGTTCCAAATTCGACAGCCCCCGCCGCATCAGTACGACTGAGTACATTGTTCCAGCTAGTAAAATGACCCCGCAAATTCAACGGATTAATCGCACTTCTGGCAAAATCGTCAGCATTACTGAAATGGCATAACAAGGAGTCAGAAGACAGAATTCAGAATACCCCAGCAGTCAAATCAGGGCGAAGAGTCACGGAAAGAATTTAATATCACACGCGTTTAAAATCGCTTGCTCTAAACCTCTTTTATACATTTAGTCGCACAGAATCCCCAAGCTGGATTCTGGCTCCTGAATTCTGAATTCTTCTTCGGTAACGTTTTCCAGGGTGGGCATTGCCCACCCAAGATGATTAACTTTTTTAATTTACAATTTTTCAAAAAATCACAGGAAAATCCTAAATTTAGGAGGTATAACATGGCACTTTGGATAGAAGCCGAGTCTGTTGAATTACGCGCTAACGCCACTGAGGATGATCTGCAAGGCGTGATCCGAGCAGTGTATCGGCAAGTTTTGGGCAATGCTCATATATTTGATAACCAACGGCTTACCAGTGCAGAGTCTCAATTGCGGAACGGTGACATCACTGTTACTGGCTTCGTCAGAGCCGTGGCTCAATCTGATCTATACCGTTCGTTGTTTTTTGAAACTTCTTCTCCCTATCGTTTTATCGAATTAAACTTTAAACATTTGCTCGGTCGCGCTCCGCAAGATCAGGCTGAAGTGGCAGAACATGTGCAAATTTACAACACTCAGGGTTACGCAGCAGAAATCAACTCCTACATTGATAGCAATGAATATATCAGGAGTTTTGGCGACAATATTGTACCCTTTGCCCGTGGTAATCGTACCCAAGCTGGGGTCAAGAATATCGTTTTTAACCGTAGCTTTGCATTGATGCGGGGATTTGCTGCCAATGATTTGGGCAAATCAGCAAAATTGATTAGCGACATTGGCACTAACCTCGCTACCAAAATTGTTTCCCCCCCTCGTGGTTCGGGTGCTATCAGCAATACAGAGAAGCGGTTCCGTGTTGCTGTCTCCAAAGCCAATTTTGGTGTTCGGATGACTAAAAGCATGGCAACCTTTGACGTAGGATACAACCAGCTAGCCCAGAAAATTCAGAACATCCACAAAACAGGAGGCAAGATTCTTAGTATCACGGAAATAGCTTAACGCTACCAATGGGGAATTTTCCAGCCTCTAACATTTTGTATATGGATGGTTTGTAGGGGTAAATTGGGAGATTCTCCAATCCAAAAGCAAATAGCTAAAAATACAAACCAAAGAGTTGATGAATATTACGGAGTTTGTTGCAAATTCTATTGGGCGTTGGCGATCGCAACGCAGTGTCCATCATTTAGCATTCGGTCACTTTGAAGCCGTACAGTCTGAGATAGATATCATTGCTCTCCTAGATGATGATCCGGCAGTGATTGACTTGTGTAAAACCTATAACATTGATCCTCAAACAGTTGTTTCTCCTTTTCGGATGAGTTGGGAAGGCCAATCAGACTGGGATGAAAATGAAATCAAAGGTAGTTGCGTCCTAGTTCCTATTCCTGATCCAACTCATCCCCATCGTGGTAAACTTCTGCGCGATCAAGGCTATGCCGAAACGATCGCAGCGGCCGGCGATTATTACTTAACAGAAGACAGCACATTCGTGCTAGTTACCACCTACGATCGCGCCGCCGCCGAAGAAAAGATATGGTTTGTCAACCCCAATGTCCGTTGTCGGGTTTCTCTAATTAAAACCAGCGCTGGTACAGGAGTTGTCACTGCTTCTTTTTCTTCCGAAATCCGCCAGAATATTCACAAATAAACTAGATCCAAAAATGGCTCTCTAGGCATTTCTGGTCATATATATACAACGTCAGAGCGTGCAGTCTCAATATGAACTGACCACGTTAGTTTCGTTATGTCATTAGTCTTGCAATAGACACTTTTGCCATAGGTTAAGGTCATAATTTTGAATTTTGCAGAAAGTGCGGTCTTGGGCAAAGTCCAAGAGGTAACTTTACAAGACAAACTCTGTATTGTTTATTTATCCTTATCTACTTATGAATTCTTCACCACCACATATCCGCGACAGTAAATCGAACCATTTAATCACCCTAGCTCGTTGGATGTCAGGGGATTTCAGCAATTATAAACAGGCATTTGAAAATCCTAAAGATTACGCCCATATTCACGTATTATTTCGTCCATTACCGTTTGAATTTTTCTCAGGAATCGGGCTTTATTCAGAACAGGTTTATGACTATGATTTGTGGAGACCTTATAGACAGGGAGTACATCGCTTAGTAGATCGTGGCGATGAGATTTATATCGAAAACTACAGTTTAAAAAATGCCCTTATCTATGCTGGTGCAGCTCGTGAGTTAAGCATTCTTAAAACCATTACACCAGATTGTATCGCACGCAGATATCACTGCTCGATGATTTTTAAACGCGAGGGAGATAGATTTATAGGCGCTGTTGAGTCTGGAAACTTGTGCTTAATTGAGAAAAATGGCTGCCAGACTTATCTCGATAGTTACGTTGAAATTACACAAACTACTTGGGTCAGCCTAGATAGAGGGCTGGATGTCAATACACACGAGCAGGTATGGGGATCTACCTTTGGGGCTTTGCGGTTTGAAAAGCGGGAGGGTTTCGCCCATGAAGTCCCAAACATTCTATGATCTTTCCCTGCCTAATCTGGCCATTAAAGCGAATATGCTACCCCCAGAAGCGCAGAAAAAAATGCAGTGCTGGATTCGCAGCAGGCATTTAATTTGTTCAGGTCATTTCTTTGTTTTTGAAACCGTAGATTATAGTGCTATTGAGCGTTTTTCCGAATGTGTGGGAGCGTTAGGAGGCACTATTATTTCGGTTGACCCAAGTAATAAAATTTGGATGGGCGATCATCGTCAAGTGATTCTATATCAGGCAAGAGCCAGTTTGCATACACCCTGTCACAATTTGAAACAATATTGGATAAAATATGGAGGCTTTCGCAGCCGATTTGATGAGCAGGCTTAAAGTCAGTAAATCGCAAAGTTTTCTTCAAAAGCGATCGCCAATCATGGACTATGTACGCCTTTAGTTACTAATAATACGAAATATAAAAAATGGCTGGGGTGTTGATTTTTGTGCCGATCTCATTGAGGCAGCAAGGCATAGTGGTGATTCTCGCTTTGTTGTCTGTTCGTACTCGGATCTTGCATCACAAAGATTTAGCACCATCAACTATTTTTCTTGCTTTATTTGTAACTTTTGAACGCACCCCAACTAATTGCTTGCAATATAGTTGGGGATTCTTTCGCTAGGAAACCCTAAGATTTCTCAGCGTATCCAGAGTTACTGGCGTTCTCAGTGTGTCGTTGGAACTTTTGCCTACGAACACTCTAGAAAAGTGCTTATCTCCTACAATTAACGAGTACCAGTATCTAGCACCAATATTGTAAGAAGCAGAGAGATCAGCGTTGTACTGCTTATCATTTTTAAATACAGCCAAAGAGTAATTAATAAAAATTATTTTACCTCCCAATTCATTCCATCTTTGTTGTGTCAACTCAACTATTTTACAGTGACACCAAAGATGGAATTTTTGCTTTTGCAGAGAACCCTTTTTACCTACCTTAGCTTTCCATCCAGATAAATTCTCAAACACAATTACTTTAACATTGTGAGTTTTCGCAAACTCCACAATGTCTCTCATAACCTTACGAGATATTTCTAAATTGATGTTGGCTGACTTGCGGTAAAGTCCTTTGCAAAAACCAGTAGGTAGTTTTCGTTTTGTTAGATTAGCTGTTTGTGATGATTTCTTCCTAATCATCATTCTACGTTGATTTCTGCGGTCTATGTCTCTGGCAGGGTTAATGAACTTCCTTGCCTTTACAGTACCGTTTTTACCAACAATTGAGACTGTAGCAGCATTGTTAATGCCCATATCAACACTGCATACAAAATCAGAGTCTTCTGTATCAACCTTCTTAATTTGAACGGGCATAGAAAGTTGACTTTTGTTTTTGCTAACAACTAGAGCAGGTGATTGTATCTGATTACCATCAATTAGATGACGAGATCAACCATGCCTTTTGACTTGAATATTGTTAAGCCATACCCAATCAGTTCCACTCCACACTTTCATATCAACAGTTTGATAATTTAAACCATACTTTACCTGCTGACCTTTATATAAAGCAGGATAAGTTTTGCACGTTGCAGTTAGTCAATGTGAATGAAATTCGTGCTTTTAATCTACATAATCGGTTGGTATTTGCTCTTCAGCAGTCTTATCTGAAACTATTGGGCGACTACCATCTATCTCTAGAGTATCCTGAACTTGAAAATTACTTTTAGTGATTGGACGTTCACCGTCTATGTCAAGAATCTCCTCAACATCTAAATCACTAGGGTCAATTGGACGCTTACCGTCTACATTTAGCATTTCATGTTCTTGAAAAGCGCTCTTAGCAATCGGGCGTTGCCCATCTATATTAAGCGTTTTATCATAATCGTTTTCATTCTTTCCAATTGGACGCTGACCATCTATATTAATTGTTTTTTCTATTTCAATATTACTTGGATCGACTGGACGCTGACCATCTATATTAATTATTTTGCTTGTCTGTATCAGTTCATTAGATGATGAAGACATATCAGTTTCATTTCCTATCTCTTGCTGATCCAAATTATTTTTATTACTACTAACTTTGTTTGTGTTATCCATGTTTGCTATGGTGATGATAAGATTATTTATTTACTATCAACATGACCTTAAAAATTGTTTGTCTCTAAGCAAGATATGCTAAAAATTAGCTAGAGACCAGAAAATTATGATTTCTCAAACAATTCCTTTATCTAAATATGATACTGAAGTAGGAACAGAAAATCCTCTATCACAGCACAGAATGCATCTATGACTTGAGAGGGATTTCTCATTTCTCAGAGATACCTGTGCGCGGCTGGGCATTGAAAGGGTTAGTATCCACAGTTTCCGCAGCAGGCGCTTGGCTAACCAGAAGCAAGTTGATGCAAATTACTTCTCAAAAGCTTGACAAACATCCTAATACTGCTTTTTGTCCTCAGCTAAGTTAATTTAGGAGTTGGTAGTCTTGAAATCGTTAACTGTAACGCTTGCATTTGAGGAAAATCGCGCTTAATAATTTCGATAGCTTTTCTTTGACTCTCTTGGTTTTTAACGATCAGTTGTGCAGTGCCATCGCCTTGAGAACCCACACCTTTTCCTCCGAAGATATAAGGCTGAAGTGGCTCGTGATAGAGAAGCAAATGCAGCCTTTTTGCAGTTAATTGATCAGGACAAGCCGGAACTACGTACCGATCAAATTCAGCTTGGGCTTTTTTCATTAAAGATCCAATAAGTTGGGCATCTCCTCTTTGGATTGCTTCAACTGCTGCCTGGGTAATTTCAGAGCTAATAGAACCAAAATATTTTTGGACATTTTTCTGAATTTCATTAGTAGCAAAAGGATAACATTGATTCAATGCTTTTAGTATTTCTTGTGTGTTTTTGCTACCGCCGAGATCGACAATCAGAAAAAACAGATCCTCACTAACTTTTAATTCGAGCAGGTCGATTTCTTCACCATCAAATATCATCAATATTGGGCGATTTCCATAAGCACAAGCTTGATCCATACGACCGCAAAGACTAGGAGTAATTCTTTCTCCCAGGTAGGCAAACTCCATTTCTTCACGAATTGTCATCTTCAAGTCATACAAACGATTAAAAGCCCTCGCAATCAGAACACAAAAGGCAGCACTCGAAGATAATCCCTTTTGGATGGGTAAGTCGGTTAGATAATTATCAATCTCAAGTCCGCCGACACCATAGTGAGTAAGAAATTGATAAGCTGTACCAGCAGCATAACTAAAAAAACCACCCTTTGCCGCTATGCATTTCAGGGTATTAGATTCCATAGGTAATCTCAGTGGCCTATAACCTCTGCCATCATTGAGAGAAGCACGAATAATTAACTCAGTAGAATTAGGCAAAACATCAGCATAAATTCCTTGATTAGTACCAACAATTAAGGTGTAGCCCTTTTCGAGCAGAGGATTAATCCTGCGATATTCTCCTGCCCAATCGCTGTGTTCTCCGAACAAACAAAGACGGCCTGGAACAAAAATTCTCATTTGAAGTTTCCTGTTGTTAATCTGGTACTATCCTTATTAACTTGAATCAATAACACGCCATTCATCACTTTGATACTTTACATCAGCAAAATTCTGGCACAAATGAATGAAATTCTTCTTGTAGTAGATATGCAAAACGGTTTTATGTCTGAAAAATGCAGACATATTATTCCTAATGTCATTAAACTAATTGAGCGATTTTTAGTGGTTGGTAAACTCGTTGAATTCACAAGATTTATTAATACTGCTGATAGTAATTATGTAAAACTAATTCATTGGTCAAGGTTGATACATGAACCAGAAACGAATATTATTGATGAACTTCAGCCATATATAAATGGTATTTATCAAAAATATTATTACTCAGCATTTACGGAAAATTTTTCGAGTTTTATTTTTCTTAATAGAATCAACAAAATATATCTTTGTGGGCTTGAAACTGATAGCTGTATTTTGAAAACAGCAATTGACTCTTTTGAGCGTGGTATTGAACCAGTCATTATTGAGGATGCTTGCTTTAGTAACGGTGGTCAGCAAGCACATGATGCAGGTATTTTTTTGTTGAAACGTAATATAGGAAAAAACCAAATTATCATGACTGATGAGATTCTTGAAAAAATATTATAAGCTGTTCCACATCTAATTTACATTTTGAGGGTGGATGTCCCTAATCGCTTCAATAAAGATAGTTGTTCCTTGTTGAGCAACCACTGTTTCACTCAACTGTTTAGACGCACCAAAATCGATGAGTACCAAATCTCCTTTTGGCGGTTGAGGGGATTTGCGACGAATGATATTCTGTGGTTTAATATCTCGGTGAATGACTTTGTGTTGATGAACAGATTGAAGAATATTTAATAAATCGAGCAATAATTCCCGAATTTTCAACTCACTAAAGATTCCCTGGTGTTGTAATTATCTACAGATGGACTTATTATTACCTAGTAAACAGCTACTGTCAGCCTTCAGTATTGCGCTTTTGGTGAGTACTAGATAAAATTCCACGGGTAAATGCAGAGCGATCGCTAGTTGAGAAATAGACGTTGTGCGATCGTCATTCACGCTTTTAGTAAATAGGCTACGCTCTAAGGTACAGCAATGCTAGCAATGCTGTCGATATGTGGGTAAAGTTTTGATTACTCTTGGGCGGGCTAGATGCCCACCCTTAATTGTTATTGCAATGCCTCAGCAGTCTTTTTCTTATCCAACTTGAGAATCAACACACCTAAAGGTGGTAAACACAAATCCAGCGAATAAGGACGACTGTGCAAAGACCAATCATCCGTCCACTTACCGCCTAAGTTGCCCATATTGCTGCCGCCATACTGACGCGCATCGCTATTGAATAACTCAGTATAAAATCCCTTTTGCGGTACACCGATGCGGTAGTGAGAATGGGGTTGCGGTGTAAAATTGCAAACTACGATCGCAAAATCATCAGAATCCTTGTCACGACGAATGAAGGAAACTACACTATGGCGGTTATCGCTACAGTCAATCCACTCAAACCCAGGTTCAGCAAAATCCTGGGTGTACAAAACTGGCTCAGAACGGTAGAGATGGTTCAATTCTCGAAAAAACGTTTTTAACTGTTGGTGCGCTTCATGCTGTAATAAATGCCACTCCAAATCAGCCCAGGCATTCCACTCACTCCACTGCCCAAACTCCATGCTCATAAACATGGTTTTCTTACCTGGATGAGCAAACATATAGCTAAACAAACAACGGATATTAGCTAACTTCTGCCATGTATCCCCCGGCATTTTGCCGATGATATTGCTCTTACCATGCACCACTTCATCGTGAGACAGAGCCAGCATAAAGTTTTCGCTGTGGTTGTACCACATACTAAAGGTGATATTATTTTGGTGGAACTGGCGGAACCAAGGGTCCATGCTGAAGTAATCCAGCATATCGTGCATCCAGCCCATATTCCACTTCAAGTTAAAGCCTAGTCCGCCTGTGTAGGTAGGCCAAGATACCATTGGCCAAGAAGTGGATTCTTCAGCAATTGAAAGAATACCAGGAAAATAACTAAAGATAATGTGATTTACCTGACGCAGAAAATCTGCTGCTTCTAAGTTTTCTCTGCCGCCGTACTGGTTGGGTAGCCATTCTCCTGGTTTGCGGCAATAGTCGTTATAGAGCATTGAGGCAACAGCATCAACACGAATCCCGTCAATGTGGTACTTGTCAAACCAGAAGAGGGCATTTGCTGCTAGGAAGTTACTAACTTCATGGCGACCATAGTTGAACACCAAAGTACCCCATTCTTTATGTTCGCCTTTGCGGGGGTCAGCGTGTTCATACAGGTGACTACCATCAAAGAAAGCTAAACCATGTCCATCTTTGGGGAAGTGACCAGGAACCCAATCCACAATTACCCCAATCTCATTTTGGTGACATTTGTCAACAAAATACATGAAATCTTCGGGGGTGCCAAAACGGGAGGTGGGGGCATAGTACCCAGTTACTTGATAACCCCAAGAACCATCAAAGGGATGCTCTGCAATGGGCAGCAATTCTAGATGGGTGTATCCTAATTCTTTAACATAAGGAATGAGTCGGTCAGCTAGTTCCCGGTAGGTAAGGAAACGTGCGCCGGGCTTCAGTTCGGAAACGATAACGACAGGTTCAGTTTCACCATTTGGCAGTTTAGCTGGTTCTGCACTCGAAGCATGTAACCAAGAGCCTAAATGTACTTCGTAGACTGAGACAGGCTGGGTGAGGGGGTCAGTGTGACGCCGCTTTTCCATCCAGCTTTCGTCATTCCAACTGTAAGCATCTAAATCAGTGACAATGGATGCGGTTTTCGGGCGGGGTTCTTGCTGGAAACCGTAGGGATCAGATTTTTCGTAAATGTGTCCTTCAAAATTTTTGATTTCATATTTGTAATGCTCTCCCACACCGATTTCAGGAATAAATAATTCCCAAACTCCGGTAGGGCCTTTACGCATCTGGTGTTTACGCCCATCCCAGAGGTTGAAGTCTCCCAACAATGAAACGTTGCGAGCATTGGGTGCCCAAACTGCAAAATAAACACCTTTAACGCCGCCTATTTCCGTGGGGTGCGCTCCCAGCTTTTCGTATATCCGGTGATGGTTGCCTTCGCTAAACAAATGCAAATCAAAGTCTGTCAAGCGGGGAGAACGGAAAGCGTAAGGGTCATAAGTGACACGCTCATGTTCCCCTTCTTTAATCCGTAACTGGTAGTTTGCCAGTTCTGGAGTGTCAATCGTGCATTCAAAAAAGTGAGGATGATGCACTGTTTGCATTGGGTATTCCTTCCGTTGTTCAGGAAGAACCACCCATGCTGCACTGGCATTTGGTAGGTAGGCCCGCACAGCCCAGACAGTTTTACCGTCTTGTTCTATAGGATGAGAACCTAGTATTTCAAAGGGATCGTTATGCTGATTCCAAACGATGCTGTTAACCTGTTCAGGGGCGATCGTGGTCATGGACATGAAGCTACCTAAGTGATATAACGTGATTGACTAAATCTACTTTTTTAATATCTATATATATTCTTTACATTTATTTGCAATTTTGTCGCCACCGTTATCGTACATCAGAATGGGGAATGGGGAATGGGGACTAGGGACTAGGGACTGGGGCATTGCACAGAGGATGAATGACAAATGACTAATGACTAATGACGAATGTATCAAAAATTTAAAAATGGGAAAAACTGGAGTAAGGTTTTACGTATACGCAGCAAGAAAATCTGTTCTCGAATTTTGGGGTCTAGTTTTGGGGGCGGGGCAAGTTGGAGCTGCGCTTGTAATTGAATATATTCGGCAGCTGTTAGGGATTTTCCATCAATAGGCGATCGCGCTTCTATGATAATTTTAGTGCGTAATATTTCTTCTGGTGTATCCTCTGGTGGTGGTAACGCTATTACCTCTGATTTCCAACAACTATTTAAGATAACTAAAGTTACACTAATTACAACTAAGCTCAGTAATTTTAATGCCTTTCTCGTTTTAATTTTCCCCATCTTCCGAACTCCGTTCACAACGCCGGATGAAAATCTGTTCTCCTATGCCCAATGCCCAATGCCCAATGCCCAAATTTATCCAATAAAAATCTGGCAATATCAAGGGACATCACCAGGTCTCTTCTGATACGGAATAGACTACAGGGAATGCCCAAGAGCAATTGCCAGCGATCGCAATGAATTGTTTTTCCTTCTGAAAAGTCAGGAGTCTAAGCCATTCCAAACACCAAACTAGGGAAATACTTTGCCCACAAAATAGTTTAGATTTATAGAACTCAACTCCCTTCGACTGGGAATAAGGTTCTGTCACAGAAGAGGAAAGGGAGCAGGGGGGAGAACCCCATAAATCAATTTAGGGCTGCTGAGGCAAGAATGCATTATTTTTTGTGGCACTTTCCGGAACGCTCGGTAGCGCAGCGTTAGCGACGGAGGAGCGTCTGACTCGCTAACGCTGCGCTATCGAAATAAATTATTTAACATTGAGCGTAAATAAATTTAGGTGTTTGAAACCCTGTATTAGTAGGCAATTCCAGCATCTTTTTCCCCTGCTCCCTGCTCCCCTGCTTTTATAACCAGGAGAGAATTTCAGGGGGACACATGGTTGAAGAGGTAATCCTCATCACCAGTGTCCTTTATTTGCTGCCCTACTGAGCTGATATTCAAGTAAACTTTAGGCTCTGATACACCAACAGAAAAATATAGGTTTTTACTTAACCCAATTAATTCAGGCTATGTGGTGACGAGCGTTGTTAATAAGCTGTTTTGGGCATGCATATTTCAACTAAAGTTTAGGATGCCCTATTTAGGAGTAGCAGTGGGACTAGCTGCGGGAGTAGTTGTGGGAGTAGCTGCGGGAGTAGTAGCAGGTGTAGACGACCCACCACCAGCAGGTGCATCAGTTGGTTCACCTGTAGCAGCTGGAGTACTAGTAGTACCAGTACCGCCATTACCAGCGCCACCACCAGCATCACCACCGCCGCCTTCACAAGCTCCGAGAATTGTAGCCAGACTTAAGATTACAGCCAAACCAAAGATTCTTGTTTTCATAACTCCTCTTTCACCAATTGTGGCTAGAACAATTTTTCGCCTGTTGAATACGATACCGTATTTATTGCTTTTTTTTAAATGCTACGAGATTACATATTAAAAAAAACAATCCTTTGGGGTATTCTTTTTTTGATTAGGTGTCATACAGCCATCTGATTAGTTTCTCTTAACCCAGTAGCAAAAGGGAAATTACCAAATTTTCTAGCAATCCGAGCTATCATAGCAAAAAATTTATTTTTTCCTGGAGTATTGCACCTTGCTGCCCTGCGTTGCCATACTTTAGGTGCAATATCTAAAAGGCAAGCTGTCCAATTGCTAATCGCTGATTGCAAAATTGCAATATCTAGAGGATGCAATTGGTATAGCCATCTATCAGAACAGTTAAAAGGGTGTAGTCTGTTATGTGTGCTTGTTGCACAGAAGGCGATTTTAACTAAGCAAAAAGAGACAATTAACACAATCAATCTAAAGTACAGTATTTCTCATCTAAAAAATTTATGGTAGTTGCTCGTAAATCTGCTGTTTCTACAAGGGGTACTTGGTTCGGGCGAGATTCTATCCTTTCTTTAGGGAGGCGACGTTCTGCACGTATAGAATCAGCAGCACAAAACGCTTCTACGCCTGCTGTCCAAGAAGCTGCACTAGTATCTTCTCAAAGACGACAGCGTTCCCCGAAAAAGCTAGCGGTTTCTCCCACAAATGCAGCAGTTATGCCCAAATCAGGGAAACAGTTGGGTAGACAACAAGTGCTAAATCTCAATGAGCAGGCGAGTGCAAACCAGAAAACCCCAGGGGTAGGTTTTCTTCGCCTTCCCATAATACCTAATTCTGGAGCGGCACCTTTGTGGTTGCTGCGCTTGTACACTTTTCACCGTTATTCGACAGTTTTGGCGTTCTTATTAGTAGCATCGACACTTGCTGTTTATGGCTGGACAGTATATTCCCAAGAACTTTGGAGTAAGTCATATCGCAGGCTGCAAAGCCTCCAACGTCATGAGCGGCTACTAACAACAACCAACGCGACGCTGACAAATAAAATTGCCCAGGAAGCAGAACAACCAACAGCAGGGCTGGTATCGCCGACTCCTCAAGGGATGATTTTTTTATCTCCAGCATCTCGTAGTCCTAAGCCAGCATCGTCTAACACAACGCCAAATCCCCAAACGCAACAGCAAACACTCTCGCCACTGGGGTACTAAGGTTAAGAGTCATTGGTCATTGGTTATTGGTCATTAGTCATTAGTCATTGGTCATTGGTCATTAGTTATTCATAACGGGCAAATGACAAAGGACAAATGACAAAGGACAAAGGACAAACGACAAAGGACAAATGACAAAGGACAACCTAATGCAAAAATCACCAAGCAGAACAAACAGAAAGTTTCCGAATCCAGCATTTAAAAGGCGACAGAAGGGTTCTAAAGGAGGATTGTTAGGGACACTTGCCTCTAATATCCAAGACCAAACATCCAACACCAAGTCCCGATTGTTTATAGTATGGGGCGTATTAATGGCAGCAGGGTTGGGGTTAGGTGTTAAATTGTATAATTTACAAATCGTCAAGGGGCCAAAGTTAACAGAGCAGGCGCGAAACCAGCAAATGGTGAATTTGCGACCTTTTA from Nostoc commune NIES-4072 includes:
- the glgB gene encoding 1,4-alpha-glucan branching enzyme, yielding MSMTTIAPEQVNSIVWNQHNDPFEILGSHPIEQDGKTVWAVRAYLPNASAAWVVLPEQRKEYPMQTVHHPHFFECTIDTPELANYQLRIKEGEHERVTYDPYAFRSPRLTDFDLHLFSEGNHHRIYEKLGAHPTEIGGVKGVYFAVWAPNARNVSLLGDFNLWDGRKHQMRKGPTGVWELFIPEIGVGEHYKYEIKNFEGHIYEKSDPYGFQQEPRPKTASIVTDLDAYSWNDESWMEKRRHTDPLTQPVSVYEVHLGSWLHASSAEPAKLPNGETEPVVIVSELKPGARFLTYRELADRLIPYVKELGYTHLELLPIAEHPFDGSWGYQVTGYYAPTSRFGTPEDFMYFVDKCHQNEIGVIVDWVPGHFPKDGHGLAFFDGSHLYEHADPRKGEHKEWGTLVFNYGRHEVSNFLAANALFWFDKYHIDGIRVDAVASMLYNDYCRKPGEWLPNQYGGRENLEAADFLRQVNHIIFSYFPGILSIAEESTSWPMVSWPTYTGGLGFNLKWNMGWMHDMLDYFSMDPWFRQFHQNNITFSMWYNHSENFMLALSHDEVVHGKSNIIGKMPGDTWQKLANIRCLFSYMFAHPGKKTMFMSMEFGQWSEWNAWADLEWHLLQHEAHQQLKTFFRELNHLYRSEPVLYTQDFAEPGFEWIDCSDNRHSVVSFIRRDKDSDDFAIVVCNFTPQPHSHYRIGVPQKGFYTELFNSDARQYGGSNMGNLGGKWTDDWSLHSRPYSLDLCLPPLGVLILKLDKKKTAEALQ